TTCCATTTATGTCTTCTAATTTTTATGGCAATGTCTTGGACTTTCGTCCTATTCCTAATTAGGGTGTTTCGTAGCCGGTCAGTCTTCCGTACACCTATCATGCTCCTTTCCATGGCACGCTGGCAGCATGCTAGATGGGATGTAGTAGCTTTTGTCAGCGCCCAGGTCTGGCTACCATACATTATGTAACTGACATATAGTATGTACTGCATAAAGCACCAGCAGACCAGGTTATGTAGAAGAAATGTAACACACTGTTTTTAGAGCTAGCACCATAGGACATTTATGGTCCTGACTAGAATCCCATGCACCTAAGAGGAATAGGCCGAGTGGGCTTGCATTGCTTAGTCCTGTGACTTGACACTTAAAGTTaccatatattttaagatatttgTACTAACAATTATGATCTCAGTTGTTctcttaataaaatgaaattgaaattgaaagtgCCAAATGGcacataattatttaacaatttgGGTACATTTTACTAAAGCTTTTACTATACAGCGTTTAAGAAGTAGATTTGAACATGCCTTTAAAGGTCTAGTAAGAAAATTATTTGTACAGAAAAGATGCATAACTGACATTATCTCATACTAAGAAATGTTTTTAAATCAAACCTCGCTTATTTAAAATGACCTGGAACAGGGGTTACTATGGCTTGCCAGCTGCATGTTGCTCTGCAATTTTGGCTCTTCACCCAAAAAATTGGCACTTAGGAAACTTAGACCATTAAAATCGGCTTTTATGGCTTTGTAAGATACTTTAAACTTAAGATTTCTACTGTAGctcttttcatttaaaattacctaGAACAGGGGTTGCTAAACTGCGGCTTGCCAGTCACATGTGGTTCTGCAATTGTAGCTCTTTGAAATACCCAAAAAATTTGCACTTAGGGAGCAGACCACTAAAATCAGTTTTTGAGGCTCTTTGAGATACTTAAAACTTAAGATTTGTACTTCGGCTCTTTTAATCAAATATTTGCCAACCCATGACCTAGAAATCAATAAAGAGAAgacatattttttcataaaaacgtcataaatttaaCAACAAGCAATAACAACAACTCTCTGAGATATAATCAGTATAAGCTGGTGTCTCACAGGTCCTACAATAATCATCAGACACTCCTTTGACAACAAAGTGGTTAAAgcttggaacaaactcccagaTGATGTAGTATCAGTCCAAAGTGtcaacgagttttttttttttttttaactataaattaGATAAGCACAATGAAAATTCTACTCAACCCTGAAAACTGGAACTGGTTACAGGCATTATCAGTTATTTCAAGTGCCTGCCtactttacaaataataataatgaatttcCAGATAACCCTGTGGTTGTGTAATGATGCCGACCCAAATGGTGAACCAGGACAACCATGACAATGATGTGAAGGTGAAGACGGTGTACAATGGTGATGTGATGATCACATACATCAACCACACCATCACGCTGGAGGAGTTTACGCAGGAGATGATTGCTATCTGCCGTTTTACACCTGATCAGGTAcaggtttatttaattttaacattcaCATATTAAAACATGTTTATACTGGGTCTATTGCAAATTTATTGTGTTAAGTTGGaaaaaaggtaacaaaataatttcACAATAGAcgggttttaaatatgttttaatttaattttaatactacTAGTTCTTGGCATTAGTAGTTCCGGATACTTTTATGACGACATAATATGT
This Cydia pomonella isolate Wapato2018A chromosome 16, ilCydPomo1, whole genome shotgun sequence DNA region includes the following protein-coding sequences:
- the LOC133526591 gene encoding atypical protein kinase C-like isoform X2 produces the protein MMPTQMVNQDNHDNDVKVKTVYNGDVMITYINHTITLEEFTQEMIAICRFTPDQVFTMKWVDEEGDPCTISTQLELDEALRLYELNRDSELTVHGK
- the LOC133526591 gene encoding atypical protein kinase C-like isoform X1, translating into MMPTQMVNQDNHDNDVKVKTVYNGDVMITYINHTITLEEFTQEMIAICRFTPDQVFTMKWVDEEGDPCTISTQLELDEALRLYELNRDSELTVHGRSTRRNPV